The window TCCATACGGCGTGAGTAACTTTGCCGAGATTGTCAGGGAAGATTTTGTGTATGTAGATAAGACTTCGTACATAGAGCTTTTGGAAAAGAAGAAAGAAAAACGAGTAGTATATCTTCGTCCTCGTCGGTTTGGCAAGAGTTTGTTTGTGTCGTTGTTGGAGCATTATTATGACATCAATCGAAAAGCAGATTTCCAAAAACTTTTCGGTAAATACTACATTGGACAAAATCCTACACCTCTGGCAAATGGTTATCGGATTTTGTTTTTTAATTTTAGTGGAATCAATACTACTACTTTACAAAGCAGTTTTTCAGGTTTTTTGAGTAAAGTCAG is drawn from Bacteroidia bacterium and contains these coding sequences:
- a CDS encoding AAA family ATPase; translated protein: MSNFAEIVREDFVYVDKTSYIELLEKKKEKRVVYLRPRRFGKSLFVSLLEHYYDINRKADFQKLFGKYYIGQNPTPLANGYRILFFNFSGINTTTLQSSFSGFLSKVRESIQIFQKLYGKFSESELQQIYAHDSPEKMLSQFFAFYIDDKIPIYLLID